In Centropristis striata isolate RG_2023a ecotype Rhode Island chromosome 15, C.striata_1.0, whole genome shotgun sequence, a genomic segment contains:
- the LOC131986950 gene encoding insulin-like, whose product MVALWLQSVSLLVLLVVLWPGCQASPGQRPICGSHLVDALYLVCGEKGFFGYHLSEKEIGDAAYRDEVWKKISFSFWRQCCFQTCSIYDLVYYCD is encoded by the exons ATGGTGGCTCTGTGGCTCCAGTCCGTCTCTCTGCTGGTCTTACTGGTGGTGTTGTGGCCGGGTTGCCAGGCCTCCCCGGGGCAGCGGCCCATATGCGGCTCCCACCTGGTGGACGCCCTCTACCTGGTCTGTGGGGAGAAAGGCTTCTTTG gttaCCACCTCAGTGAGAAGGAGATAGGTGATGCGGCCTACAGGGACGAGGTCTGGAAGAAGATATCTTTCTCCTTCTGGAGGCAGTGCTGCTTCCAAACCTGCAGCATTTATGACCTGGTATACTACTGCGACTGA